A single window of Botrytis cinerea B05.10 chromosome 3, complete sequence DNA harbors:
- the Bcskp1 gene encoding Bcskp1, whose translation MSEGTATTIKLVSNDNVEVVVERSVAERSMLIKNMLDDLGDGVLETPVPIPNVNEAVLRKVIEWADHHKHDPAPTADDDSDSRKKTTDIEEWDQKFMQVDQEMLFEIILAANYLDIKALLDVGCKTVANMIKGKSPEEIRKTFNITNDFTPEEEEQIRRENEWAEDR comes from the exons ATGTCTGAAGGTACCGCCACGACCATCAAGCTCGTCAGCAATGACAATGTCGAAGTCGTCGTCG AGAGATCTGTTGCCGAACGCTCCATGTTGATCAAGAACATGCTGGATGATCTTGGAGATGGCGTCCTCGAGACTCCTGTCCCAATCCCTAAC GTCAATGAGGCTGTTCTCCGCAAAGTCATCGAGTGGGCTGACCACCACAAGCACGATCCTGCGCCCACTGCCGACGATGATTCCGATAGTCGCAAGAAGACGACTGATATTGAGGAATGGGACCAAAAATTCATGCAGGTCGATCAAGAGATGCTATTTGAGATCATCCTT GCTGCCAATTACCTTGACATCAAGGCCCTTCTCGATGTCGGATGCAAGACCGTCGCCAACATGATTAAGGGCAAGTCTCCTGAGGAGATTCGCAAAACCTTTAATATCACAAACGACTTCACTCCtgaggaggaagagcaaATCCGCCGTGAGAATGAGTGGGCTGAGGATCGTTAA
- the Bcarl1 gene encoding Bcarl1 has product MGASVSWLSGMLFSKKEIRILILGLDNAGKTTLLYRLKIGEVVTTIPTIGFNVESVTYKNLNFNVWDLGGQTSIRPYWRCYYANTAAVIFVIDSTDIDRLGTASEELAAMLNEDELKDAALLVFANKQDQPGAKGAGEISEALRLGELRDRNWSIVACSAVDGSGVDEGMDWLVQTVQQES; this is encoded by the exons ATGGGCGCAAGCGTTTCGTGGCTGTCGGGGATGTTATTTTCGAAGAAGGAGATCcggatattgattttgggaCTG GATAACGCTGGAAAGACCACACTACTATATAGGTTGAAG ATTGGGGAAGTGGTAACTACAATACCAACCATTGGCTTCAATGTGGAATCGGTGACGTacaaaaatttaaatttcaatgttTGG GATCTTGGAGGGCAAACATCAATTAGACCATATTGGCGCTGCTACTACGCCAATACGGCTGCGGTAATATTCGTTATTGATTCTACGGACATTGATCGATTAGGCACTGCATCAGAAGAATTGGCAGCAATGTTGAACGAGGACGAGTTGAAAGATGCTGCACTACTGGTATTTGCGAATAAACAAGATCAACCGGGAGCGAAAGGAGCGGGTGAGATTTCCGAGGCGTTAAGACTAGGAGAGTTAAGGGATAGGAATTGGAGTATAGTGGCATGTAGTGCCGTAGATGGCAGTGGTGTGGATGAGGGGATGGATTGGCTTGTT